The window CTCCATCCGTGTCTCGAGGTGCTCGGAGAGCCACGGCGCGGCACCGAACTCGGCGGCGTGGGTCACCTCGTGGAAGGCGATCCAGCGGCGGAACCGCTCGGTCTCGACATCGAGCGACTCGGCCACGTGGTCGATGTTGGGGTGGACGAAGTAGAGCGCGTGGTCGTCGCCATCCGCGAGGAGGAGTGGGTCGTACTGCCCGAGGACGTTGTTGGCGAGGAACGAGAGCATCACGGCCATCGACCCGGTGTTCGTCGTGCGCGCGATGCCGAAGGCGTCCGTCTCGAGGTCGGCCAGCGGCCCCATCACGCGTCGGAAGGTCGCGATGTTGGCGTCGATCCAGTGGTGGCGATGCTGGACCTCGACGGTCTCGGGCAGGTCGAAGCCGAGTCCCGTCACCTCGCGGACACGGTTGCGTGCGTCGCGGACATCGGTCGCGTACCCCTCGCGTTCCGCCGGTGTGAGTTCGATGTTGCCGGGGCTGACGGTCGCCTTGGCAGCGTCGGCGGCGCCGTTCCAGTCGACCGGCCCGTCACCGCTCCGGGGAGCGTCCGCGACAGCGCGTATCGCGCCGAAAATCGTCATACATCCGATAGCCGTGTTCGGGTCAAAGGCCTTCCGGCAGGTACGTGGCAGGTATTCGCAGGTATCTCCGTCGTCGTTCCCATCGTTAGAGAGCGCGAGGGCTACGTAGGCGTTCCTGATGTCGACAGGCCAGTCGTCAGGGAGTATTCAATCGTTACAGAACACGTAATGCTATAATTCCAAAATTACTGAACGAAATCCGTATTAAGATTCTGGAGAGAGGACTTTAGACCGAACGGTCCATCCCGTTCCACTTCCACTCCGGGGTGCCAAGCTTCAGACCCCCTCGCCGGCATACAACCGCATAGATGCCCGAGCGCGCGGAACTCCCGGGAGCGCCAGAGCCCGAGGACCGAGTGGTGGCCCACCTCGACCTCGACTGCTTCTACGCCAGCGCAGAGCGGCTCCGCGAGCCCGAACTCGAAGGCGAACCTGTCGTCGTCGGGATGGGGTACGAGCCGGGCGACACCATTGGTGCGGTCGCCACCGCCTCCTACGAGGCCCGGGAGTTCGGCGTCGAGAGCGCGATGCCCATCGAGGAGG of the Haloglomus salinum genome contains:
- a CDS encoding zinc-dependent metalloprotease; translated protein: MTIFGAIRAVADAPRSGDGPVDWNGAADAAKATVSPGNIELTPAEREGYATDVRDARNRVREVTGLGFDLPETVEVQHRHHWIDANIATFRRVMGPLADLETDAFGIARTTNTGSMAVMLSFLANNVLGQYDPLLLADGDDHALYFVHPNIDHVAESLDVETERFRRWIAFHEVTHAAEFGAAPWLSEHLETRMEDAVDDLTEGSLNRDAIGELDTVMTSVEGYAELVMDRAFDDEYEDLRAKLEARRSGRGPLSKLLRRLLGLGMKRRQYERGKAFFDAVADARSVEAAGVVWSDPDLLPTDEELDNPEQWLARVPE